From Granulicella cerasi, a single genomic window includes:
- a CDS encoding lysozyme, with protein sequence MQISDKGLALTKSFEGLRLRAYQDSAGVWTIGYGHTGPDVHECQVITEPQAEALLRSDMAATEQYVSEAVTVPLNQNQFDALCDFVFNVGIGNFHHSSLLITLNKGEYDAVPAEIMQWVRAGGKIIDGLIRRRQAEATLFKEPHN encoded by the coding sequence ATGCAAATCAGTGACAAGGGCTTGGCATTGACCAAGTCCTTCGAAGGACTGCGCCTCAGAGCCTATCAAGACTCTGCAGGCGTATGGACTATCGGCTACGGCCATACAGGGCCAGACGTACATGAATGCCAGGTCATCACCGAGCCTCAAGCCGAAGCTCTATTGCGCTCCGATATGGCAGCAACTGAGCAGTACGTCTCAGAAGCCGTCACAGTCCCGCTCAATCAAAATCAGTTCGATGCCCTATGCGACTTCGTGTTCAACGTTGGCATCGGCAACTTCCATCATTCAAGCCTGCTCATCACGCTCAACAAAGGCGAATACGATGCTGTTCCTGCCGAGATCATGCAATGGGTCCGCGCAGGAGGAAAGATCATCGATGGTCTTATCCGGCGTCGTCAAGCAGAAGCAACACTATTCAAGGAACCTCACAACTAA
- a CDS encoding phage tail protein: FGDYIQGLTNNDPTWNTYVSPNGTRDYPSVMGCAYCYIKVEYNTDDFSNKPDIKCTIKGKAVYDPRTGETAYSENWALILADIITNTDYGLGSVVNQDQLIAAANICDELVATNGTYTTVYESRYSCNYTWTLDKSIGEVLSDILNGAAGRMSFIDGEWFLFPGTFVGSSASFDSSQLIAAPDWSSQRKFRDKCNRVQGTYIAASYPYNVSGNGYDDTTLTQDNFNLGFQPCSYPTFACDTNHGYAADQYLAEDNNVELVQTLDLSSVLSVAQAQRVAKISLLRNRQQGSGTLVFGAEALILQPNDTFTMTYPQRGWYDKLLEVTKMDVSIVNGDGGAPQIQVALSVQETDPSVYVWNATDELNLHNVEVSPIAGSGVTSPPTNLVLTSSSATALVQPDGTVIPRIELTWDTPADVRVTGIEVQWQLKGATTWNDGGTVSVASNVAYIPAVSGQTYDVRIRSVRSGAQSVWVELDGFTAGLVLATQTQDGFGIGSLVGEAYPNNTAAIVCMPFTANVGQLSLSIFPAGEVTITTDGTVGGSGSALKQQTLYYVYYVDQSYVGGNVTPIATTNKADFQGKIGYFRVDSIITPYVSSTGTSGSALYYPSSFSDTGTRSTTNPGQAYDGDLSTYAYVSGATTSTTWTTGEGTFQGFPNIALSSTSTLTINASGRIVGDGGTIGATITYGSTTATVIDETATFAQQAFTVTIPANTPLNTISVYVWAYSAVNLDSSSGPEPVTPSPGSGGSGIASGGTTYEPATSFLSLYEIYVQG, translated from the coding sequence CCTTCGGTGACTACATTCAAGGTCTCACCAACAACGACCCTACATGGAACACCTACGTGTCTCCGAACGGGACTCGCGATTACCCATCTGTGATGGGTTGTGCCTACTGTTACATCAAGGTCGAGTACAACACCGACGACTTCTCCAACAAGCCTGACATCAAGTGCACCATCAAGGGGAAGGCCGTTTACGATCCTCGCACCGGTGAAACTGCCTACAGCGAGAATTGGGCTCTCATCCTCGCGGACATCATCACCAATACCGACTACGGTCTCGGTTCTGTGGTCAATCAAGATCAACTCATCGCCGCCGCAAACATTTGCGATGAACTCGTAGCGACCAACGGAACATATACGACGGTCTATGAGTCGCGATACTCGTGCAACTACACATGGACGCTCGACAAGAGTATCGGTGAAGTTCTCAGCGACATCCTCAACGGTGCTGCCGGTCGAATGTCCTTCATCGATGGCGAATGGTTCTTATTTCCCGGAACCTTCGTTGGGTCATCCGCTTCGTTCGATTCTTCTCAGCTCATAGCCGCGCCGGACTGGTCTTCACAACGCAAATTCAGGGACAAGTGCAACCGCGTTCAAGGTACGTATATTGCCGCGTCCTATCCCTACAACGTCAGCGGCAATGGTTACGACGACACGACGCTCACGCAGGACAACTTCAACCTTGGGTTCCAACCCTGCTCGTACCCGACGTTTGCATGTGACACGAATCACGGCTACGCAGCCGACCAGTATTTAGCCGAAGACAACAACGTCGAGTTGGTTCAGACGCTCGACCTTTCGAGCGTTCTCAGCGTGGCTCAAGCCCAACGTGTCGCGAAGATCTCGCTGCTGCGCAATCGTCAGCAAGGAAGCGGAACACTCGTCTTCGGTGCAGAGGCATTGATCCTTCAACCGAACGATACGTTCACCATGACCTACCCTCAACGTGGCTGGTACGACAAGCTGCTCGAAGTAACGAAGATGGATGTCAGTATCGTGAACGGCGACGGCGGTGCTCCGCAAATTCAGGTTGCATTGTCCGTGCAAGAGACCGACCCGAGCGTCTACGTGTGGAACGCAACCGACGAGCTGAACCTCCACAACGTCGAAGTCTCACCAATTGCTGGCAGCGGTGTCACCTCACCACCAACGAACCTCGTTCTGACCTCATCTTCAGCGACTGCTTTGGTTCAACCTGATGGCACCGTGATCCCTAGGATCGAGTTGACATGGGACACACCTGCTGACGTTCGCGTCACCGGTATCGAAGTGCAATGGCAACTGAAGGGTGCAACCACGTGGAACGATGGCGGTACGGTATCCGTTGCATCGAACGTCGCCTACATCCCTGCGGTGTCTGGTCAGACCTATGACGTGCGTATTCGCTCTGTTCGTTCGGGTGCTCAGTCCGTATGGGTCGAATTGGATGGCTTCACGGCTGGATTGGTATTAGCAACTCAGACGCAGGACGGCTTTGGCATCGGCTCGCTCGTCGGCGAGGCCTATCCGAACAACACAGCGGCGATTGTCTGTATGCCTTTCACCGCGAATGTCGGTCAGCTATCCCTAAGCATCTTTCCCGCTGGCGAGGTCACGATCACAACCGATGGAACGGTTGGTGGTTCAGGTTCCGCGCTCAAGCAACAGACCCTCTATTACGTCTACTACGTCGATCAGAGTTATGTCGGCGGTAATGTCACACCGATAGCCACAACCAACAAGGCCGATTTCCAAGGGAAAATTGGATATTTTCGCGTTGACTCCATCATCACTCCCTACGTGTCGAGCACAGGAACAAGCGGCTCCGCTTTGTATTACCCGTCTTCCTTCAGTGACACCGGCACACGTTCAACCACCAATCCGGGCCAAGCATACGACGGTGACCTCTCGACGTATGCGTATGTCTCTGGTGCCACCACTTCAACGACGTGGACGACCGGCGAAGGAACCTTCCAAGGGTTCCCGAACATCGCTTTGTCATCTACTTCAACGCTCACCATCAACGCCTCCGGAAGGATTGTTGGTGATGGTGGAACCATCGGTGCGACGATCACCTACGGTAGCACCACCGCCACGGTCATCGATGAGACAGCAACGTTCGCGCAGCAAGCCTTCACGGTGACGATCCCAGCCAACACCCCGCTCAACACCATCAGCGTGTACGTCTGGGCTTACTCCGCTGTGAACCTTGACTCGAGTTCTGGTCCTGAACCTGTGACACCCAGCCCCGGTTCCGGTGGCTCAGGTATCGCTTCAGGCGGCACAACGTACGAACCAGCGACTTCATTCCTGAGCCTCTACGAAATCTACGTTCAGGGGTAA